A portion of the Bradysia coprophila strain Holo2 unplaced genomic scaffold, BU_Bcop_v1 contig_598, whole genome shotgun sequence genome contains these proteins:
- the LOC119083379 gene encoding uncharacterized protein LOC119083379 — MSDSRQLTVTICGINEDAEEYVLNHVRTVKRLMLPSQSITKKWLAQYSHFDDIPISTYENVTPQMIIGLEYSKPTTRAYINWSDFFSIENLGVKIPEKVLESKDVARANHILETTIKKNGNHYEVGLLWKTDDIELPNSYFMAKRRLECVESKMKKDPVLAQRMRAYIQDFIEKGYIRKLTEKERNLKGPRTWYLPIFPVFNPKKPEKLRVVWDGAAKVDGVSLNSVLLTGPDLLEPLPDVLRRFREKKIAYIGDLKEMFHQIEVAEPDQDSQRFLWHDDPENLEQDPDEYILTVDSFGLRCSPSTAQFVKNRNAENFKDKYPDATKAIVKGHYVDDMLENSHTIAEAAKLLQDVQFLVNANTECGNKSLEKDPKEIERVLGMYWNTKNDTFTYSLKLYFKNWRTRLGWDDEIPTSMKEKWIEWLQQLPMVEEVHVPRLFESNVTASSEINSTSYVRRRWHGSLCSCSVFRVEDDYGIDTCIVGAKSRVAPIKPMSVPRLELQELTLAESLIYRQVQYDSFQDELVIIRHNATAPIDKQKEFEKS, encoded by the exons ATGTCCGATTCAAGACAATTGACGGTTACGATTTGTGGAATTAACGAAGACGCTGAAGAATACGTTCTGAATCACGTTCGCACGGTCAAAAGGTTGATGTTGCCTTCGCAGTCAATAACGAAGAAATGGCTCGCGCAGTATTCTCATTTCGACGACATTCCAATATCAACGTACGAAAATGTGACTCCTCAAATGATCATCGGCCTGGAATACTCGAA GCCGACAACAAGAGCCTACATCAATTGGTCGGATTtcttttcaatcgaaaatctCGGCGTAAAAATCCCGGAAAAAGTTCTGGAATCGAAAGACGTTGCTCGAGCTAATCACATACTGGAAACGACAATAAAGAAGAATGGCAATCATTATGAAGTTGGTTTGCTGTGGAAGACGGACGACATCGAACTACCGAACAGTTATTTCATGGCAAAACGTCGTTTGGAATGTGTTGAATCCAAAATGAAAAAGGATCCGGTTTTGGCCCAAAGGATGAGAGCATATATACAAGACTTCATCGAAAAAGGCTACATTAGGAAGCTGACCGAAAAAGAACGTAATTTGAAAGGACCACGAACTTGGTATCTACCGATATTTCCAGTGTTCAACCCGAAAAAACCAGAGAAATTACGAGTTGTGTGGGACGGTGCGGCCAAAGTGGATGGTGTATCACTTAATTCAGTTCTACTTACCGGTCCTGATTTGTTAGAACCACTACCGGATGTACTTCGTCGCTTCCGAGAGAAGAAAATCGCTTACATTGGTGATTTAAAGGAAATGTTCCACCAAATTGAAGTCGCCGAACCGGATCAAGATTCCCAACGATTTCTGTGGCATGACGATCCCGAAAACTTGGAACAAGATCCAGACGAATACATTTTAACGGTCGATTCATTTGGTTTGCGATGTTCACCATCAACTGCTCAGTTTGTGAAGAATCGTaatgcagaaaatttcaaagacaAATATCCAGATGCCACTAAAGCGATCGTCAAAGGACATTACGTGGACGATATGTTggaaaattctcatacaattGCTGAAGCTGCAAAGTTGTTGCAAGACGTTCAATTC CTTGTTAATGCGAATACTGAATGCGGGAACAAGTCATTGGAAAAGGATCCGAAAGAAATCGAAAGAGTTCTGGGAATGTATTGGAACACAAAGAATGACACGTTTACGTACTCTCTGAA ATTATACTTCAAGAATTGGCGTACTCGACTTGGATGGGACGATGAAATACCGACATCAATGAAGGAAAAGTGGATCGAATGGTTACAACAATTACCAATGGTTGAAGAAGTTCACGTTCCACGTCTATTCGAATCGAATGTCACCGCATCCAGCGAAATCAATTCAACTTCATATGTTCGTAGACGCTGGCATGGAAGCTTATGCAGCTGTAGCGTATTTCGTGTGGAAGACGATTACGGTATCGACACTTGTATTGTTGGAGCAAAATCCAGAGTGGCTCCAATCAAGCCAATGTCTGTTCCAAGATTGGAATTGCAAG AGCTCACTCTTGCCGAATCGCTTATATATCGACAAGTTCAGTACGACAGTTTCCAAGATGAATTGGTGATCATACGACACAACGCAACAGCAC